From Miscanthus floridulus cultivar M001 chromosome 15, ASM1932011v1, whole genome shotgun sequence, the proteins below share one genomic window:
- the LOC136506501 gene encoding enolase 2-like, whose amino-acid sequence MATIQSVKARQIFDSRGNPTVEVDVCCSDGTFARAAVPSGASTGVYEALELRDGGSDYLGKGVSKAVNNVNSIIGPALIGKDPTAQTEIDNFMVQQLDGTKNEWGWCKQKLGANAILAVSLAVCKAGASIKKIPLYQHIANLAGNKQLVLPVPAFNVINGGSHAGNKLAMQEFMILPTGAASFKEAMKMGVEVYHHLKSVIKKKYGQDATNVGDEGGFAPNIQENKEGLELLKTAIEKAGYTGKVVIGMDVAASEFFNDKDKTYDLNFKEENNDGSQKISGDSLKNVYKSFVSEYPIVSIEDPFDQDDWVHYAKMTEEIGDQVQIVGDDLLVTNPTRVAKAILEKSCNALLLKVNQIGSVTESIEAVKMSKHAGWGVMTSHRSGETEDTFIADLAVGLATGQIKTGAPCRSERLAKYNQLLRIEEELGAAAVYAGAKFRAPVEPY is encoded by the exons ATGGCAACGATCCAGTCTGTGAAGGCGCGCCAGATCTTTGACAGCCGCGGCAACCCCACCGTTGAG GTCGATGTGTGCTGCTCAGATGGAACCTTTGCACGGGCTGCTGTTCCCAGCGGTGCATCAACTG GTGTTTATGAAGCTCTTGAGTTGAGGGATGGTGGATCTGACTACCTGGGCAAGGGAGTTTCTAAG GCTGTTAACAATGTGAACTCTATCATTGGACCTGCTCTTATTGGCAAG GACCCTACAGCTCAGACCGAGATTGACAATTTTATGGTTCAGCAGCTTGATGGCACTAAGAATGAGTGGGGATGGTGCAAGCAAAAG CTTGGTGCCAATGCCATCTTGGCTGTGTCGTTAGCTGTTTGCAAAGCTGGTGCTAGCATCAAGAAAATTCCTCTGTACCAG CACATCGCAAATCTTGCTGGAAACAAGCAATTAGTTTTGCCTGTCCCTGCATTtaatgtcatcaatggtggttcCCATGCTGGAAACAAGCTTGCTATGCAG GAGTTCATGATCCTGCCTACTGGAGCTGCCTCATTCAAGGAGGCTATGAAGATGGGTGTTGAAGTTTACCACCACCTCAAG TCTGTTATCAAGAAGAAGTATGGGCAGGATGCCACCAATGTTGGTGATGAGGGTGGTTTTGCTCCAAACATTCAG GAAAACAAGGAAGGACTTGAGCTCCTAAAGACTGCAATTGAGAAGGCTGGATACACCGGAAAG GTTGTCATTGGAATGGATGTTGCTGCTTCTGAGTTCTTCAACGACAAGGACAAGACATATGACCTCAACTTCAAGGAGGAG AACAATGATGGTTCTCAGAAGATATCTGGAGACAGCTTGAAGAATGTATACAAGTCGTTTGTTAGTGAATACCCCATTGTTTCGATTGAAGATCCATTTGATCAGGATGATTGGGTTCACTATGCTAAGATGACTGAAGAAATTGGGGATCAAGTGCAGATTGTTGGTGATGATCTCCTTGTCACCAACCCCACT AGGGTTGCaaaggctatcttggagaagtcatGCAATGCTCTTTTGCTCAAG GTTAACCAAATTGGATCTGTGACTGAGAGTATCGAGGCAGTGAAGATGTCAAAGCATGCTGGCTGGGGTGTGATGACCAGTCACAGGAG TGGTGAGACTGAGGATACATTCATTGCTGATTTGGCAGTTGGCTTGGCCACG GGCCAGATCAAGACAGGGGCTCCCTGTCGATCAGAACGTCTTGCTAAGTACAACCAG CTTCTTAGGATCGAGGAAGAGCTTGGTGCTGCTGCTGTCTACGCTGGTGCCAAATTCCGTGCACCTGTGGAGCCCTACTAA